The following are from one region of the Cytobacillus firmus genome:
- a CDS encoding staygreen family protein, with amino-acid sequence MSKFNPSKLSVKYLPPATEFRPVDSRKYTLTHSDATGELFLAIGGCYDFSAINTKFRDEVFAEWIPQMGQYVLSGRVYISSGEFDQQYSKIRFLIFQKELDLALTAMVYGDRSFYSNYPWLLDSPIFIYFESVYPEFSKLIYYGTPRKYLTAALMPV; translated from the coding sequence GTGAGCAAATTTAATCCATCTAAGCTGTCGGTAAAATATTTGCCTCCTGCGACGGAATTCAGACCCGTAGACAGCAGGAAATATACACTTACACACTCAGATGCAACTGGAGAGTTATTTTTGGCAATAGGCGGATGCTATGATTTTAGTGCAATTAACACTAAATTCCGTGATGAAGTTTTTGCTGAATGGATACCTCAAATGGGGCAGTATGTTCTGAGCGGGAGGGTGTATATCAGCAGCGGGGAATTTGATCAGCAATACTCGAAAATAAGGTTTCTCATTTTCCAGAAAGAATTGGATCTGGCGCTGACAGCCATGGTCTATGGTGACCGGTCATTTTACTCCAACTATCCATGGCTGCTTGATTCGCCAATCTTTATATACTTTGAATCTGTATATCCGGAATTCAGCAAGCTGATTTATTATGGGACACCAAGAAAGTATTTAACTGCCGCACTGATGCCAGTGTGA